A single window of Salminus brasiliensis chromosome 18, fSalBra1.hap2, whole genome shotgun sequence DNA harbors:
- the nlrc3l1 gene encoding NLR family CARD domain-containing protein 3 produces MEYAGSDNSLPFGQGASAFGSEEGDGEDVIPERRLSLDLRHWEPVAERYDVERAASPAPSYVSMHSDDWSFQMSETEADEDPLPGVATKVQLERPNSSASSSCSFCSDEGLEGEGKVERRTRKKSCSQSSPPAPSMKPELVKDPNEKRHPALTIEFAFKVLQSSLQKLTAEELKHFKRMLWERYPECFRDPLDDLDIVDVVDKMLEICDIEVSLKITLLVLREINLKKVAEYLEGLCKRNEVRYELKVTLKRKYENIHESLAQQGQQSLFDSVYTDLYITDGGNAAINSEHEYRQIEELQECGRGQKEVVTCKDIFDPEIVKSRHMRTLITKGSPGIGKSSIVQKFILDWVKGRAHQDVFFLIPLPFKELNQMADDTIGFMDLICRLYPEMKAVDTLDFDDCRVMFICDGLDDCIVPIDFCRTAYWCDLNMPTTLRILITNLIRGNLLYSAYVWVTTRPVAINLIPAESIHQLHEVRGFTDKQREAYFMKVIPKKELAERVIAHIKSCKTLYYMCHMPLFCWVVHNVLERELQNLPAGTELPKAITHFYTNLLLVHIGMRGQKIKNSPKEESVLTDQEFLMKLGRMAFQLLEKNVFRIEKDHWKDSGLCPQDVVVISGLCTQFYREKFVMYQEKVDCFVHPTMQEYIAALYVFLSFKNHGKNVLDSHKFKMFSSAKEPALAELYKSAIEKALHSKNANYDIFLRFLLGMSVEANQDLLRSFLSSTGPSLQVREETSRYIKKKLKENHHLDKAKTENFERCLDELFPWPQSQ; encoded by the exons ATGGAGTACGCAGGATCGGACAACAGTCTGCCGTTTGGTCAAGGTGCTTCCGCGTTCGGCAGCGAGGAGGGGGACGGGGAGGACGTTATTCCAGAGAGACGACTGTCACTCGACCTCAGACACTGGGAACCAGTGGCAGAAAG ATATGATGTAGAGAGGGCTGCATCACCTGCCCCCAGTTATGTGTCAATGCACAGCGATGACTGGTCCTTTCAAATGTCAGAAACAGAAGCTGATGAAGACCCTCTACCCGGTGTTGCCACTAA GGTCCAACTGGAGAGACCGAACTCTTCAGCATCAAGCAGCTGCTCTTTTTGCAGTGATGAGGGTTTGGAAGGTGAAGGAAAGGTTGAACGAAG GACACGGAAAAAATCCTGCAGCCAGTCGAGTCCTCCTGCTCCTTCTATGAAACCAGAGTTAGTAAAAGATCCAAATGAGAAGCggcaccctgcacttactatTGAGTTCGCATTCAAG GTCCTCCAGAGCAGCCTTCAGAAACTCACTGCAGAAGAGTTAAAGCACTTCAAACGAATGTTATGGGAGCGCTACCCAGAGTGTTTTCGAGATCCACTGGATGACTTGGATATTGTTGATGTGGTAGATAAAATGCTGGAGATCTGTGACATAGAAGTATCCCTGAAGATCACATTGCTGGTTCTGAGAGAAATTAACCTAAAAAAGGTGGCTGAGTACCTGGAAGGGCTGTGTAAAAGAA ATGAAGTCCGTTATGAATTGAAAGTGACTCTGAAAAGGAAGTACGAGAACATTCATGAAAGCCTGGCCCAGCAAGGACAGCAGAGCTTATTTGACTCCGTATACACAGACCTCTACATTACAGATGGTGGAAATGCAGCAATAAACAGCGAGCATGAGTATAGGCAGATAGAGGAGCTACAAGAATGTGGCCGTGGCCAGAAAGAGGTGGTTACTTGCAAGGACATATTTGACCCTGAGATTGTGAAATCAAGGCACATGAGGACACTGATAACTAAAGGTAGTCCAGGGATTGGCAAATCCTCCATAGTTCAGAAGTTTATCTTAGACTGGGTAAAGGGCAGAGCCCACCAAGATGTGTTCTTTCTAATCCCTCTGCCGTTCAAAGAATTGAACCAAATGGCGGATGACACAATAGGCTTCATGGATTTAATCTGCAGGCTCTATCCAGAAATGAAGGCGGTAGATACCCTTGACTTTGACGACTGCCGTGTGATGTTCATCTGTGATGGCCTGGATGACTGCATTGTTCCAATCGACTTTTGCAGAACTGCATACTGGTGTGATCTGAACATGCCAACAACACTAAGAATTTTAATTACCAACCTGATCAGGGGAAACCTGTTGTACTCTGCTTACGTATGGGTCACCACTCGACCAGTGGCCATCAACCTGATCCCTGCAGAAAGCATCCACCAGCTACATGAGGTTCGTGGGTTTACAGATAAACAAAGGGAAGCCTATTTTATGAAGGTAATCCCAAAGAAAGAGCTTGCAGAGAGAGTGATTGCTCATATCAAGTCCTGCAAGACGCTCTACTACATGTGCCACATGCCACTGTTTTGCTGGGTGGTGCACAATGTGCTTGAGCGAGAACTCCAAAACTTGCCGGCAGGGACAGAGCTTCCCAAGGCAATTACACACTTCTACACGAACCTGCTCCTGGTGCACATTGGCATGCGTGGCCAGAAAATCAAAAACAGTCCTAAAGAAGAGTCCGTTCTTACTGATCAAGAGTTTCTCATGAAGCTTGGGAGGATGGCCTTCCAATTGCTGGAGAAAAACGTGTTTAGGATCGAGAAAGATCACTGGAAAGATAGTGGTCTGTGCCCCCAAGACGTTGTGGTTATTTCAGGCCTCTGCACACAGTTCTACAGAGAGAAGTTTGTGATGTATCAGGAGAAAGTGGACTGCTTTGTTCATCCAACTATGCAGGAATACATCGCCGCTCTCTatgttttcctttctttcaAGAACCATGGGAAGAATGTTCTTGACAGCCACAAGTTCAAAATGTTCTCAAGTGCAAAAGAGCCCGCTCTGGCAGAGCTGTATAAAAGTGCTATAGAGAAAGCACTGCACAGCAAAAATGCCAACTACGACATCTTCCTGCGTTTTCTCCTGGGCATGTCAGTAGAGGCCAACCAGGATTTGCTTAGGAGCTTTCTTTCCAGCACTGGTCCTAGCCTGCAAGTCAGAGAAGAGACGTCACGTTACATTAAAAAGAAGCTCAAGGAAAATCACCATCTTGACAAGGCCAAGACTGAAAACTTTGAGCGATGCTTAGATGAACTTTTCCCTTGGCCTCAAAGCCAATGA
- the mrps12 gene encoding small ribosomal subunit protein uS12m: protein MAFLANLRPMLSSVLHASQSSFPWSGSVFASFTRTMATLNQMHRRGQLPPPPKKFGATFGRPQLKAVVLKTIIRKPKKPNSANRKCARVRLSNGKEAVAFIPGEGHNLQEHNVVLVEGGRTQDLPGVKLKVVRGKYDCAHVVKRKQ, encoded by the exons aTGGCTTTCCTCGCGAACCTGAGGCCGATGCTGTCTTCAGTCTTGCACG CATCCCAATCTTCATTCCCCTGGTCTGGATCAGTCTTTGCAAGCTTCACCAGGACCATGGCTACACTTAATCAGATGCACCGCCGGGGCCAACttcccccacctcccaaaaagTTTGGCGCCACTTTCGGCAGGCCGCAGCTGAAGGCTGTCGTCCTGAAGACTATCATCAGGAAACCTAAAAAGCCTAACTCGGCCAACCGCAAATGTGCCCGGGTCCGCCTCTCCAATGGCAAGGAGGCAGTGGCGTTCATACCCGGGGAGGGACATAACCTTCAGGAGCACAATGTAGTGCTAGTGGAAGGAGGGAGGACACAGGACTTGCCTGGTGTCAAGCTAAAAGTAGTCAGAGGCAAATATGACTGTGCCCATGTAGTGAAGAGGAAGCAGTAA
- the npas4b gene encoding LOW QUALITY PROTEIN: neuronal PAS domain-containing protein 4B (The sequence of the model RefSeq protein was modified relative to this genomic sequence to represent the inferred CDS: inserted 1 base in 1 codon) codes for MYRSTKGASKARRDQINAEIRNLKDLLPITDSDKSRLSYLHIMSLACMYTRKSVFFSHDLNEASRHEGSGTFISMPEISELMHTLPGFLLVLTSEGKLLYLSDNVTEHLGHSMVDLVAQSDSVYDIIDAADHFIMRSNLVPVTTPETERLFRCRFNTSKFVRRQGSGNKVTLVRARCLQSSYHTASYWMSNPVWVCFCSPLEPQTPQSSTTRNPLPTPPAEQAFLLACFQSQHSRDMRIEAAQDCVSVYLGYDVDTLRSRSWYSLVHPRDLSHASAQHCTLLREGGERQVEMVVQVEAADHSWVWLYMVLQLQNGEHPISCQNYVISESEAWSVRQQLYTDQNQLALLYQEGLAQQCSEPPLSSPEQVFTPSSSGLSTQSFDFSFAASGRSSSEELPSSTSSLTMGSTHCPTFSLDDDNFSQQHERHQMWLPEATKFSTTSTPTAPPSQPSHMTSKAGLSHKASQTPVPPVRPLHSLNMPKPPSMGELVCTPPYTPRFGGGRFMFGEELFKPDPSASAVMSASSQITQTRPSASHPASLSTGIGLALSVQHCRRHLYEKPPPTPDSPGTDECILMALPEIRGPLYVDVPHSVHHGPPEGLLTPEAXPTEHPCQGFFTQKTDDEREQLEISLLAQYLSSVAEGFCHDCPPATNAPSPAPPQQPLSTQNCQESPSCWREAYTSIFQDKFSVFEERLLPAVPSFSTSSPKPPSPPPPPPPSATVSSCSPGHLQEEALVGVHHLCSVQLTHHNSVAGGRLLEPELTNEGEALTESEMDVEFLPPASTAAVSASPESTTGPTLPDFTPGLACAQSLLEELVTMEPVFEASAPITPALRQQPELYQLPLQESPQHFYQDGTGDHMF; via the exons ATGTATCGCTCCACCAAAGGAGCGTCTAAGGCGCGGAGGGATCAGATCAACGCCGAGATCCGCAACCTGAAGGACCTGCTGCCCATCACGGACTCGGACAAGTCCCGCCTGTCGTACCTTCACATCATGTCCCTCGCCTGCATGTACACGAGGAAGTCCGTCTTCTTCTCTCACG ATCTAAATGAAGCATCTCGTCATGAAGGGAGCGGGACCTTCATTTCTATGCCTGAGATCTCCGAGCTCATGCACACCTTACCAGGCTTCCTCCTCGTGCTAACAAGTGAGGGCAAACTGCTGTACCTCTCAGACAATGTCACAGAGCACCTGGGCCACTCCATG GTGGATCTGGTTGCTCAGAGTGACAGCGTGTATGACATTATAGATGCTGCTGACCACTTCATTATGAGGAGCAATCTTGTGCCAGTGACCACACCTGAGACAG AGCGCCTCTTTCGCTGTCGCTTCAACACTTCGAAGTTCGTGAGGAGACAAGGCTCTGGGAACAAAGTGACTCTGGTGAGAGCCCGCTGTTTGCAGTCATCTTACCACACAGCCTCCTACTGGATGTCCAACCcagtgtgggtgtgtttttgcTCACCTCTGGAGCCCCAGACACCACAATCTTCAACCACCAGGAACCCCCTTCCCACCCCACCTGCAGAACAAGCTTTTCTTCTGGCCTGCTTCCAGTCCCAGCATAGCCGGGACATGAGGATAGAGGCTGCTCAGGATTG tgtgagtgtgtacctGGGTTACGATGTAGACACGCTGCGCTCTCGCTCCTGGTATAGCCTGGTGCATCCTCGTGATCTCTCTCATGCCTCAGCACAGCATTGCACCCTGT TGCGTGAAGGAGGGGAGAGGCAGGTGGAGATGGTGGTTCAGGTGGAGGCAGCCGACCACTCTTGGGTGTGGCTTTACATGGTTCTTCAGCTCCAGAATGGAGAACATCCCATCAGCTGCCAGAACTATGTCATTAG TGAATCTGAAGCATGGTCAGTGCGTCAGCAGCTCTACACTGATCAGAACCAGTTAGCCCTCCTGTACCAGGAGGGTTTGGCTCAGCAGTGCTCAGAGCCACCCTTGTCAAGCCCAGAGCAGGTTTTCACTCCAAGCAGCAGCGGCCTGTCCACCCAGTCCTTTGACTTCAGCTTCGCTGCCTCTGGTCGTAGCTCCTCTGAGGAACTGCCAAGCAGCACCTCAAGCCTGACAATGGGCTCTACACACTGCCCAACCTTCTCATTGGATGATGACAACTTCTCCCAGCAGCATGAAAGGCACCAGATGTGGTTACCAGAAGCCACAAAGTTCTCCACAACATCGACCCCTACTGCCCCTCCCTCTCAGCCGAGTCACATGACTAGTAAAGCAGGTCTTTCACACAAAGCTAGTCAAACCCCTGTTCCTCCTGTCCGTCCTCTCCATAGTCTAAATATGCCCAAACCACCCAGCATGGGAGAGTTGGTTTGCACTCCGCCATATACTCCAAGATTTGGAGGAGGTCGTTTCATGTTTGGTGAGGAGCTCTTTAAACCAGACCCCAGTGCCAGTGCAGTGATGAGTGCCTCGAGTCAAATAACCCAAACCAGGCCTTCAGCAAGTCACCCAGCATCTCTCTCAACAGGCATTGGGCTAGCACTCTCTGTACAGCATTGCCGTAGGCATCTCTATGAGAAACCACCTCCTACCCCAGATAGTCCAGGCACTGATGAATGCATCCTCATGGCATTGCCAGAGATAAGAGGCCCACTGTATGTAGATGTTCCTCATTCAGTCCATCACGGTCCACCTGAGGGACTCCTGACCCCAGAAG TCCCCACTGAACACCCCTGCCAGGGTTTCTTCACCCAGAAAACGGACGATGAAAGAGAGCAACTAGAAATCTCCCTCTTGGCTCAGTATCTCAGCTCCGTAGCTGAGGGCTTCTGTCATGACTGCCCACCAGCAACAAACGCCCCATCCCCAGCACCCCCCCAGCAGCCCTTATCAACCCAGAACTGCCAAGAGTCACCGTCTTGCTGGAGGGAAGCTTATACATCAATATTTCAAGACAAATTCTCTGTTTTTGAAGAAAGACTTCTACCAGCTGTCCCATCCTTCTCCACCTCGTCTCCCAaacctccctctcctcctcctcctcctcctccttctgccACAGTGAGCAGCTGCTCTCCTGGGCACTTACAGGAGGAGGCTTTAGTTGGTGTGCACCACCTCTGTAGCGTCCAGTTGACGCACCATAACAGCGTGGCCGGAGGCAGGCTGTTGGAGCCAGAGTTGACCAACGAGGGCGAGGCTTTAACAGAGAGCGAGATGGACGTGGAGTTTCTGCCTCCAGCGTCAACCGCTGCTGTCTCAGCCTCCCCTGAGTCAACCACTGGACCAACACTTCCTGACTTCACCCCTGGCCTAGCCTGTGCCCAGTCCCTCCTGGAGGAGCTGGTCACCATGGAACCTGTGTTCGAGGCAAGCGCCCCGATTACTCCAGCCCTGAGGCAACAACCTGAGTTGTATCAACTCCCTCTTCAGGAGTCGCCACAGCACTTCTATCAAG ATGGAACCGGTGATCACATGTTCTAA